A genome region from Danio aesculapii chromosome 2, fDanAes4.1, whole genome shotgun sequence includes the following:
- the plxdc2a gene encoding plexin domain-containing protein 2, which produces MALPARPRVFLGIFAVIQIKFTFQELSSSGVSSFTSERPSKQENAGVNLTFDSKRWRRWMFTSKPEVEISQNQELKRYVEHGRLDSERFPEVVTNESHDNLSIKRDMDHIYYTSKFYELTDSSDKDLWVNIEKMDTGRVHEILSNTHRQTLRVNMSFDFPFYGHSLRKIYVATGGFIYTGDVVHKMLTATQYIAPLMANFDLSISQNSTVIYCDNGTALVVQWERVLLQDEALFGSFTFQAVLYADGRITFAYKEVPVDINKISSVNHPVKVGLSDAFVVFHNIEQLPNVRRRTIYEYHRVELLKSKITNATAVEMLPLPTCLQFSSCETCVTAQIGFNCSWCSRLQRCSNGFDQYRQDWVDSGCLSEIKTQNCDRKQSLISSTPTGQTGLTAASLTTTTSTTSASSLTVNITGTSLFMKNLSTSLFADDGEMGISEKSEEQMQTGLLIGILLTMVLMVVAVLATIYMYYHPTSSASLFFIERRPTHWPAMKFRRGSGHPSYAEVEAAGQDKEGFIMMDSRDSFLLADRRESLFLTEQKEGFIVSDQRECFVIMEHR; this is translated from the exons ATGGCGCTGCCGGCAAGACCACGTGTTTTCTTAGGTATTTTTGCTGTTATTCAGATTAAATTTACCTTTCAGGAGTTGTCATCCAGTG GAGTATCCTCTTTCACATCTGAGAGACCCTCCAAACAAGAGAATGCAGGCGTGAACCTCACATTTGACAGTAAGAGATGGAGGAGATGGATGTTCACATCCAAGCCGGAGGTGGAAATCAGTCAAAACCAGGAGCTGAAGCGATATGTAGAGCACGGCAGGTTGGATTCAGAGCGTTTTCCAGAAGTTGTGACAAATGAGAGTCATGACAACTTATCCATTAAG CGAGATATGGATCATATCTACTACACATCCAAATTCTATGAGCTCACAGACAGTTCAGACAAGGATTTGTgggtaaatattgagaaaatggaCACTGGAAGAGTTCATGAAATTCTCTCCAACACACATCGACAAACTTTG AGAGTCAATATGTCTTTTGATTTTCCTTTCTATGGACATTCATTAAGAAAAATCTATGTAGCAACAGGAG GTTTCATCTACACTGGAGATGTTGTCCACAAAATGCTGACCGCTACTCAATACATCGCTCCTCTCATGGCCAACTTTGACCTCAGCATCTCACAAAACTCAACGGTCATTTACTGTGATAATG GCACAGCTCTTGTTGTTCAGTGGGAGCGAGTGCTTCTTCAGGACGAGGCTCTTTTTGGCAGTTTTACCTTCCAGGCAGTCTTATACGCTGATGGCAGAATCACCTTTGCATATAAAGAG GTTCCAGTTGACATTAACAAGATCAGCTCAGTGAATCATCCTGTCAAAGTGGGACTTTCTGATGCATTTGTGGTTTTTCATAATATTGAACAGCTTCCCA ATGTTAGAAGGAGAACAATATATGAGTATCATCGTGTAGAGCTCTTAAAATCCAAGATCACGAATGCGACTGCTGTTGAGATGCTTCCTCTGCCGA CCTGCCTTCAGTTCTCTAGCTGTGAGACGTGTGTTACGGCTCAGATTGGCTTCAACTGTAGCTGGTGCAGTCGTTTGCAGAG ATGTTCCAATGGATTTGACCAGTATCGTCAGGACTGGGTTGACAGCGGTTGCTTAAGTGAG ATAAAGACCCAGAACTGTGACAGAAAACAGTCCCTCATTAGCAGTACTCCAACAGGACAGACAGGACTCACAGCAGCTTCTCTAACTACAACAACATCGACCACATCAGCCTCCTCACTCACGGTCAACATCACTGGCACATCCTTATTCATGAAAAACCTGTCTACCAGCCTCTTCGCTGATG atggagagatgggcatcTCAGAGAAGTCAGAGGAGCAGATGCAGACTGGTTTACTCATTGGCATTCTTTTAACAATGGTCCTCATGGTGGTCGCTGTGTTGGCCACCATATACATGTACTACCATCCCACATCCAGCGCCAGTCTCTTCTTCATAGAG AGACGACCGACACACTGGCCTGCCATGAAGTTTCGCCGAGGTTCAGGACACCCCTCATATGCAGAGGTGGAAGCCGCGGGACAGGATAAAGAGGGCTTCATCATGATGGACTCTAGAGACAGTTTCCTGCTGGCGGACAGGAGAGAGAGCCTGTTTCTGACAGAGCAAAAGGAAGGATTCATCGTCTCTGACCAGAGAGAATGTTTCGTCATCATGGAGCACCGCTAA